In one Campylobacter insulaenigrae NCTC 12927 genomic region, the following are encoded:
- a CDS encoding DUF3972 domain-containing protein, which produces MQTYLELKEFCQLVHLSEDVVKGMMAKGSLNFKEEEGKIYIEANQGTFSVVPTTSNHQQAAMVNSMTLAGESFVEKTIGTILNLHEKVLDAKDETLEALKSENKFLKDALYSMQELYDADRSTIETLNSELKHARDEIEFLKRKYKMMWNKTVDLYANTQDQSEETKI; this is translated from the coding sequence ATGCAAACTTATTTAGAATTAAAAGAATTTTGTCAATTAGTTCATTTGTCTGAAGATGTTGTCAAAGGAATGATGGCAAAAGGTTCCTTAAATTTTAAAGAAGAAGAAGGTAAAATTTATATTGAAGCAAATCAAGGGACTTTTAGCGTAGTTCCAACAACATCTAATCACCAACAAGCTGCCATGGTAAATTCTATGACGTTAGCTGGTGAGAGTTTTGTGGAAAAAACTATTGGTACAATCTTAAATTTACATGAAAAAGTTTTAGATGCGAAAGATGAAACCTTGGAAGCTTTAAAGAGTGAAAATAAATTTTTAAAAGATGCGCTTTATTCGATGCAAGAATTGTATGATGCTGATCGTAGTACTATCGAAACTTTAAATTCAGAATTAAAACATGCAAGAGATGAAATAGAATTTTTGAAAAGAAAATATAAAATGATGTGGAATAAAACAGTAGATCTGTATGCGAATACGCAAGACCAATCAGAGGAAACAAAAATATGA
- the glnA gene encoding type I glutamate--ammonia ligase → MAKFVETIEEFFNYCKEHEVIFVDFRFTDMIGTWHHITYNLKAIDHDTFENGIPFDASSLHGWQPIEKSDMILKPDVKSAFLDPFTADPTIIVICDVYDIYKGQMYEKCPRSIAKKAMEYLSNSNIADAAYFGPENEFFIFDNVKIVDSSNCSKYEVDTEEGEWNDNKDFSDSYNNGHRPRNKGGYFPVSPIDSSVDIRSEMVQVLERVGLKTFVHHHEVAQGQAEIGVEFGNLVEAADNVQIYKYVVKMVAHLNGKTATFMPKPLYGDNGSGMHVHMSLWKDGINLFYDKDGYGKLSKNAIYYIGGILGNARSVAAFTNPSSNSYKRIVPGFEAPCILTYSCQNRSASCRVPYGINEKSARVEIRFPDSTANPYLAFTSLLMAGLDGIKNKTEAVGPMDENLFALTLDEIREKGIEQLPHTLRGSLEALIRKNAFLKPVMSDIFIDDYQHMKFETQVWPVEARPTAYEFKTCYSC, encoded by the coding sequence ATGGCAAAATTTGTTGAAACAATAGAGGAATTTTTTAATTATTGTAAAGAACACGAAGTTATATTCGTTGATTTTAGATTTACCGATATGATAGGCACATGGCATCATATAACTTACAACCTTAAAGCTATTGACCATGATACATTTGAAAATGGTATTCCATTTGATGCTAGTTCATTGCATGGTTGGCAACCAATAGAAAAATCAGATATGATACTTAAACCTGATGTAAAAAGTGCATTTTTAGATCCTTTCACAGCCGATCCAACTATCATAGTAATATGTGATGTATATGACATCTATAAAGGACAAATGTACGAAAAATGTCCAAGAAGTATTGCCAAAAAAGCAATGGAATATCTATCAAATAGCAATATTGCAGATGCAGCTTACTTTGGTCCTGAAAATGAATTTTTCATTTTTGATAATGTAAAAATTGTTGATTCTTCAAATTGTTCAAAATACGAAGTAGATACTGAAGAAGGAGAATGGAATGATAATAAAGATTTTTCAGATAGCTACAATAATGGACACAGACCAAGAAATAAAGGTGGGTATTTTCCTGTATCTCCTATCGACTCTAGTGTTGATATAAGATCTGAAATGGTTCAGGTTTTAGAAAGAGTTGGTTTAAAAACTTTTGTCCATCATCATGAAGTTGCACAAGGTCAAGCAGAAATTGGAGTGGAATTTGGCAATCTAGTAGAAGCTGCTGATAATGTGCAAATTTATAAATATGTAGTTAAAATGGTAGCTCACTTGAATGGAAAAACTGCTACTTTCATGCCAAAACCTTTATATGGTGATAATGGAAGTGGTATGCATGTACATATGAGTCTTTGGAAAGATGGTATAAATTTATTTTATGATAAAGATGGATATGGCAAACTAAGTAAAAACGCTATTTACTACATAGGTGGTATCTTAGGTAATGCAAGAAGTGTGGCTGCATTTACCAACCCTAGTTCAAATTCTTATAAAAGAATAGTTCCTGGATTTGAAGCTCCATGCATTTTGACCTATTCTTGTCAAAATCGATCTGCTAGTTGTCGTGTACCATATGGTATAAACGAAAAAAGCGCTAGAGTAGAAATAAGATTTCCTGATAGCACTGCAAATCCTTATTTAGCTTTTACAAGTTTACTCATGGCGGGACTAGATGGTATAAAAAATAAAACAGAAGCAGTAGGCCCAATGGATGAAAATTTATTTGCATTAACATTAGATGAAATTAGAGAAAAAGGTATAGAACAGCTTCCTCATACTTTAAGAGGTTCTCTTGAAGCACTAATACGTAAAAATGCCTTTTTAAAGCCTGTTATGAGTGATATTTTTATAGATGACTATCAACATATGAAATTTGAAACTCAAGTTTGGCCTGTTGAAGCTAGACCAACGGCTTATGAATTTAAAACTTGCTATTCTTGCTAA
- a CDS encoding SoxR reducing system RseC family protein has product MVFLIPLILIIASVFIFDYMYFSKENENVKIQQKNETKDLKNHKQQYLESILNQDK; this is encoded by the coding sequence ATGGTTTTTTTGATTCCTTTAATTTTGATTATAGCTTCTGTGTTTATTTTTGATTACATGTATTTTTCTAAAGAAAATGAGAATGTAAAAATTCAGCAAAAAAATGAAACAAAAGACCTTAAAAATCATAAACAACAGTATCTTGAAAGTATATTGAATCAAGATAAGTAA
- a CDS encoding peptidase U32 family protein → MIQPEIVAPAGNFKKLKIALAYGADAVYAGVSNFSLRARTARDFNYDTFQEAIEYTHNKGKKIYVTINGFHFSSQIEGLKKHILKLKDMKPDAFIVASVGAMRLVRELAPDINLHVSTQANILNYLDAQVYKDMGTKRVVIARELGLKDAKELKNHCDVELESFVHGSMCFAYSGRCLISSVQSGRMSNRGSCANDCRFSYELYAKNPETNTLFRLEEDQQGTHIFNSKDLNLSSYIQKIMQEDCINAFKIEGRTKSEYYVALTTRTYKMAVNDVLNNSFEVDKYESEIQTLKNRGFTDGYLVSRAYEKKDSINHDTSIEEGTHQVHAISEDGEFFKCKGKVKIGQEYEILSPVNSHIEIGENKLGAVYEKNGKKFVIFKQLLAKNNKEFDEIHSGNENEISLPFKFPDYSFLRKSIE, encoded by the coding sequence ATGATACAACCTGAAATTGTTGCACCTGCTGGAAATTTTAAAAAATTAAAAATCGCTTTAGCTTATGGAGCTGATGCTGTTTATGCTGGAGTGAGTAATTTCTCGTTGAGAGCTAGAACAGCTAGGGATTTTAATTATGATACTTTTCAAGAAGCTATTGAATATACTCACAATAAAGGTAAAAAAATTTATGTAACTATTAATGGTTTTCATTTTAGCTCTCAAATTGAAGGTTTAAAAAAACATATTTTAAAATTAAAAGATATGAAACCAGATGCTTTTATTGTAGCGTCAGTAGGTGCTATGCGTTTAGTTAGAGAACTTGCACCAGATATTAATCTTCATGTTTCTACACAAGCTAATATCTTAAATTATCTTGATGCACAAGTTTATAAGGATATGGGAACAAAGCGTGTTGTAATAGCAAGAGAGCTTGGGTTGAAAGATGCCAAAGAATTAAAAAATCATTGTGATGTAGAATTGGAAAGTTTTGTTCACGGTTCAATGTGCTTTGCTTACTCTGGAAGATGTTTGATTTCATCAGTTCAAAGTGGTCGTATGAGTAATCGTGGTTCTTGTGCTAATGATTGTCGTTTTAGCTATGAACTTTATGCTAAAAATCCTGAAACGAATACCTTATTTAGATTAGAAGAAGATCAACAAGGAACCCACATTTTTAATTCTAAAGATTTAAATTTAAGTTCATATATACAAAAAATTATGCAAGAAGATTGTATCAATGCCTTTAAAATAGAAGGTAGAACTAAAAGTGAATATTATGTTGCACTTACAACTAGAACCTATAAAATGGCAGTAAATGATGTTTTAAATAATTCTTTTGAAGTAGATAAATACGAGAGTGAAATTCAAACATTAAAAAATAGAGGCTTTACAGATGGTTATTTGGTATCAAGAGCTTATGAAAAAAAAGATTCTATAAATCATGATACTAGCATTGAAGAAGGAACACATCAAGTGCATGCTATTAGCGAAGATGGTGAATTTTTTAAATGTAAAGGTAAGGTCAAAATAGGTCAAGAGTATGAGATTTTATCACCTGTAAATTCTCACATTGAAATTGGAGAAAATAAACTTGGTGCTGTATATGAAAAAAATGGAAAAAAATTTGTGATATTTAAGCAACTATTAGCGAAAAATAATAAAGAATTTGATGAAATTCATAGTGGCAATGAAAATGAAATTTCTTTGCCTTTTAAATTTCCAGATTATAGTTTTTTAAGAAAGAGTATAGAATGA
- the purU gene encoding formyltetrahydrofolate deformylase — protein sequence MSEYILKISCSDEKGLIYKISDIIFKYKINVIKNDEFVGEHRFFFRAHLEGELDISAFQDKLKLMLPQDALVEIYKKRKKDIVIFATKETHCIGELLIRHFSGEFNANIKAVIANYNNLKPLVDKFNIAFHTIEAQDLSREKHEEKILQCLKQYEFDYIVLAKYMRILSPSFVKHFEGKIINIHHSFLPAFIGANPYKQAYERGVKIIGATAHFVNNDLDEGPIITQDVIPVTHEYSWQTMQQAGRNVEKNVFSKALDLVFDDRIFIYQNKTIIF from the coding sequence GTGAGTGAATATATTTTAAAGATTTCATGTAGTGATGAAAAAGGATTAATATATAAGATTTCAGATATTATTTTCAAATATAAAATTAATGTTATTAAAAACGATGAATTTGTTGGAGAGCATAGATTTTTTTTTAGAGCACATTTAGAAGGTGAGCTTGATATATCAGCTTTTCAAGATAAATTAAAACTTATGCTTCCGCAAGATGCTTTGGTGGAAATTTATAAAAAAAGAAAAAAAGATATTGTTATTTTTGCAACTAAAGAAACTCATTGTATTGGAGAATTGTTAATTCGTCATTTTAGTGGAGAATTTAATGCTAATATTAAAGCTGTAATTGCAAATTATAATAATTTAAAGCCTCTAGTAGATAAATTTAACATAGCTTTTCATACCATAGAAGCTCAAGATTTAAGTAGGGAAAAACACGAAGAAAAAATACTTCAATGCTTAAAACAATATGAATTTGATTATATAGTTTTAGCTAAATATATGCGTATTTTATCACCTTCTTTTGTAAAGCATTTTGAAGGAAAAATTATTAATATACACCATTCTTTTTTGCCTGCTTTTATTGGTGCAAATCCTTACAAACAAGCTTATGAGCGAGGAGTTAAGATTATTGGTGCAACTGCACATTTTGTAAATAATGATTTAGATGAAGGTCCTATTATTACTCAAGATGTTATCCCTGTTACTCACGAATACTCTTGGCAAACTATGCAACAAGCTGGTCGTAATGTTGAAAAGAATGTATTTTCAAAAGCTTTAGATCTTGTTTTTGATGATAGAATTTTTATTTATCAAAATAAAACAATAATATTTTAG
- a CDS encoding chaperone NapD → MNLSSVLILSKKEQVDCLKKKIEKIPFCNIELIQDEKIIVIIESDNLDDELQTYKNLEQLDGVININMVFSYQDLDKEREKILKDNFKVDTFNENMKKDKIEYYGNIYKKF, encoded by the coding sequence ATGAATCTTTCTAGTGTTTTAATCTTATCTAAAAAAGAACAAGTGGATTGTCTTAAGAAAAAAATTGAAAAAATTCCTTTTTGTAATATAGAATTAATACAAGATGAAAAAATTATTGTAATAATTGAGAGTGATAATTTAGATGATGAGCTGCAAACTTATAAAAATTTAGAACAATTAGATGGGGTTATTAATATTAATATGGTATTTTCCTATCAAGATTTAGATAAAGAAAGAGAAAAAATTTTAAAAGATAATTTTAAAGTAGATACCTTTAATGAAAATATGAAAAAAGATAAAATAGAATATTATGGAAATATTTATAAAAAGTTTTGA
- a CDS encoding multifunctional tRNA nucleotidyl transferase/2'3'-cyclic phosphodiesterase/2'nucleotidase/phosphatase → MRKLKIDLKNDDDFLSIKNILQPFTQRAYFVGGCVRNTFLNLPCNDYDIEIYDIQPKIFDELMKKLGADGVGKSFFVYKYKKFDLALARYENKISCGHKGFEVSICNDEQDGAKRRDFTINALMVNIFDYSFYDFFGGVEDLKLKQIRHINDQSFKEDSLRILRAIAFACRFDFVITDETLALMKTMDINDLSRERINNELYKIFKTSKLDKAYKYFKQLKLENSIFYHSTNNIEFNNLLKSSQKFIKHDGLFLYLYLNFFQIKKKEFFVKTKIKKYFLKYSDQRFILGSVSDFDLAKISLDLKLCEWLGLWNQDRIEQAKKINLFERKFQSQITAKDLLDQGYNGKELGIELYKIKIEEIKKYLKELR, encoded by the coding sequence TTGCGAAAATTGAAGATAGACTTAAAAAATGATGATGATTTTTTAAGTATTAAGAATATTTTACAACCTTTTACACAAAGAGCATATTTTGTAGGTGGATGTGTTAGAAATACTTTTTTAAATTTGCCTTGTAATGACTATGATATAGAAATATATGATATTCAACCTAAAATTTTTGATGAATTAATGAAAAAGCTTGGAGCTGATGGTGTTGGAAAAAGCTTTTTTGTGTACAAATATAAGAAATTTGATCTTGCTCTTGCGCGTTATGAAAATAAAATTTCTTGTGGACATAAGGGATTTGAAGTTTCTATTTGTAATGATGAGCAAGATGGTGCTAAAAGAAGGGATTTTACTATTAATGCTTTAATGGTGAATATTTTTGATTATAGTTTCTATGATTTTTTTGGTGGAGTTGAGGATTTAAAATTAAAGCAAATAAGACATATTAACGATCAAAGCTTTAAAGAAGATAGCTTAAGAATTTTACGTGCAATTGCTTTTGCATGCCGTTTTGATTTTGTGATTACAGATGAAACATTAGCTTTAATGAAAACTATGGATATTAATGATCTTTCAAGAGAAAGAATCAATAATGAACTTTATAAAATTTTTAAGACTTCAAAATTAGATAAAGCTTATAAATATTTTAAGCAATTAAAATTAGAGAATTCAATTTTTTATCATTCAACAAACAATATAGAATTTAATAATTTGCTAAAATCAAGTCAAAAATTTATAAAACATGATGGTTTATTTTTGTATCTGTATTTAAATTTCTTTCAAATTAAAAAAAAAGAATTTTTTGTAAAAACTAAAATTAAGAAATATTTTTTGAAGTATAGTGATCAAAGATTTATTTTAGGCAGTGTAAGTGATTTTGATTTGGCTAAAATTTCTTTAGATCTTAAGCTTTGTGAGTGGCTTGGTCTTTGGAATCAAGATCGTATAGAACAAGCTAAAAAAATTAATTTATTTGAGCGCAAATTTCAAAGTCAAATTACAGCAAAAGATTTGTTAGATCAAGGATATAATGGAAAAGAACTTGGAATAGAACTTTATAAAATAAAAATTGAAGAAATAAAAAAATATTTAAAGGAGTTAAGGTGA
- the purE gene encoding 5-(carboxyamino)imidazole ribonucleotide mutase has protein sequence MKFVAVLMGSKSDYDVVKEALKVLEKFNIKYEVLITSAHRSPYRTQEYIKNAEAKGAKVFIAAAGMAAHLAGAVAAHTTKPVIGIPMSGSNLASMDSLFSTVQMPSGIPVATLAVGKAGAINAAYLASQILAIEDENLAQMLLEDRKEQQEKLNNDSSQIEIFL, from the coding sequence ATGAAATTTGTAGCGGTATTAATGGGTAGTAAAAGTGATTATGATGTTGTTAAAGAAGCTTTGAAAGTGCTTGAAAAATTTAATATAAAATATGAAGTTTTAATCACTTCAGCTCACAGAAGCCCTTATAGGACTCAAGAATACATAAAAAATGCAGAAGCTAAAGGTGCTAAGGTTTTCATAGCAGCAGCTGGTATGGCCGCACATTTAGCAGGAGCAGTGGCTGCTCACACTACAAAACCTGTGATTGGGATACCGATGTCAGGAAGTAATTTAGCTAGTATGGATTCTTTATTTTCTACAGTTCAAATGCCAAGCGGAATTCCAGTAGCTACTTTAGCTGTTGGCAAGGCAGGAGCTATTAATGCAGCGTACTTGGCTTCTCAAATTTTGGCTATAGAGGATGAAAATTTAGCTCAAATGCTACTTGAAGATAGAAAAGAACAACAAGAAAAATTAAATAATGACTCTAGTCAAATTGAAATTTTTCTCTAA
- a CDS encoding nitrate reductase accessory protein, with protein sequence MKKIFLILLIGICAFASELKLKSNLNAIKLIDEKLLIGLDNGEILSVLVKDKQEKLITKLAKIKNFYEDNVDPRIYSIDYFDGMVLVLSEGDFGSKKLNIYNENMIFDFQLPNNSVKKALFLNNNIVVLAALDSSIELLDLKTKKVIKKTTFSNSSLSDVVLDEYKNILVAGFESGEIVLFDLNKWQKIKNYKNIHKDNIYQLDYKNKTILSCSTDRKLGIIANNNEKILEKDFLIYACALNQNGTIAAFSDNEKNIIELVDTKTLKTIKKFQNRNFLLEYLIFLNNDELVSAGFENTIIFWSINESF encoded by the coding sequence ATGAAAAAAATATTTTTAATCTTACTAATTGGAATTTGTGCATTTGCAAGTGAATTAAAATTAAAATCTAATTTAAATGCAATAAAATTAATCGATGAAAAGCTATTAATAGGCTTGGATAATGGGGAAATTTTAAGTGTTCTAGTAAAAGACAAGCAAGAAAAACTAATTACTAAATTAGCTAAGATTAAAAATTTTTATGAAGATAATGTTGATCCTAGAATTTACAGTATTGATTATTTTGACGGTATGGTATTGGTTTTAAGTGAAGGAGATTTTGGAAGTAAAAAATTAAATATCTATAATGAAAATATGATATTTGATTTTCAACTTCCAAATAATAGTGTTAAAAAAGCTTTATTTTTAAATAATAATATTGTTGTATTAGCTGCATTAGATTCTAGTATTGAGCTTTTGGATTTAAAAACAAAAAAAGTTATTAAAAAGACTACATTTTCAAATTCAAGCTTAAGTGATGTTGTTTTAGATGAGTATAAAAACATTTTAGTTGCTGGATTTGAAAGCGGAGAAATAGTGCTTTTTGATTTAAATAAATGGCAAAAAATAAAAAATTACAAAAATATTCACAAAGATAATATTTATCAGTTAGATTATAAAAACAAAACTATACTAAGTTGTAGCACGGATAGAAAGTTAGGTATTATTGCAAACAATAACGAAAAAATTTTAGAAAAAGATTTTTTAATTTATGCTTGTGCTTTAAATCAGAATGGTACTATAGCTGCCTTTAGTGATAATGAAAAAAATATTATAGAATTAGTGGATACAAAGACATTAAAAACAATAAAAAAATTTCAAAACAGAAATTTTTTGTTAGAATATCTTATATTTTTAAATAATGATGAACTTGTAAGTGCGGGTTTTGAGAATACAATAATATTTTGGAGTATAAATGAATCTTTCTAG